GCCGCGCGGACGGTGCGGTCGGCGAGGGCCTCGCGCGTCGCGTGGGCGGCGCGGACGGTGGTGTCCACCTCCTGGGCCGTGGCCTCCACCGCGACCTGTTCACGCTGCTTCCCGGTACGGGGGTCGACACTCCAGACTGGTGCTGCTGCCACCGAGGGTCCCTCCACGTGCTCTGCAACGGACTCGTTCGATATGCTGAACGCTGTCTCTGATGATGAATATGCTGTTGGAGACTATTTCCCGCCGAACGAAGGGGTCAAGGGCGATGTCGGCTGGCGAGACGGGGGGCGGAGCGCAGGTCAAGTCCGCCGTGCGGACGGTTGAACTGCTCGAGTACTTCGCCGGACGCCCCGGTATGCACTCCCTCGCGTCGGTCCAGGAGGCCGTCGGGTATCCCAAGTCCAGTCTCTACATGCTGCTGCGCACGCTCGTGGAGCTGGGCTGGGTGGAGACGGACGCGACGGGCACGCGGTACGGCATCGGTGTGCGGGCGCTGCTGGTCGGCACGTCGTACATCGACGGCGACGAGGTGGTGGCGGCGGCGCGGCCGACGCTGGACCGGCTCTCCGACGACACGACGGAGACCATCCACCTCGCGCGCCTCGACGGCACGAACGTCGTCTACCTGGCCACCCGCCAGTCGCAGCACTACCTGCGTCCGTTCACCCGGGTCGGCCGCCGGCTGCCCGCGCACTCGACCTCCCTCGGCAAGGCCCTGCTGAGCACGTACGGCGACGAGCAGGTCCGCAAGATGCTGCCCGAGACGCTGCCCGCGCTGACCGAGCACACGATCACCGACCGGGAGAAGCTCATCGAGGAGCTCCACCAGGTGCGGGAGCAGGGCTTCGCCGTGGACCGCGAGGAGAACACGCTGGGCCTGCGCTGCTTCGGCGTCGCGGTCCCCTACCGCACCCCCGCGCGGGACGCGATCAGCTGCTCGGTGCCGGTGGCGAGGCTGACGCCCGCGCACGAGCAGATGGTCAAGGACGCGCTGTTCGACGCACGGGACCGGCTGACCCTGGCCACGCGTAGGCTCTGATCCATGCACATCGCACTGCGCGCGGTCCACGACAGTGATCTGCCCGTGTTCTTCCGGCAGATGAACGATCCGGAGGCCCTGCGCATGGCCGCCTTCACCCCCGCGGACCCGGCCGACCGGGACGCCTTCGACGAGCACTGGCAGAAGATCAGGACCTCGTCCGACATCGTGCGGACCATCCTCGGCGACGGTGACGTCGTCGGCAGCGCAGCGGTGTACGGGGAGCCGGGCGAGCGCGAGGTCACGTACTGGATCGACCGGGCGTACTGGGGGCGGGGGGTGGCCACGGCGGCGCTGCGGGCCCTGCTCGCGGAGGTACGGGACCGCCCGCTGTACGCGCGGGCGGCGGCCGACAACACCGGGTCGCGGCGCGTGCTGGAGAAGTGCGGCTTCGTGACGAGCGCCCGCGCCCGTGGGTTCGCCCCGGCGCGCGGCGAGGTGATCGACGAGGTCGTGCTGCACCTCGCGGAGTGACCGGCGGCGGGCCGGCGAGGGTGCGCACCGAGACGTCCGTGGGCGAGGCCGGCTTCATGAACGAACGATGAGAAAACGGGGCGCACGGGAACGATCCGCTCCCGCCCGCTCGTCCTGTCGGCGGGATGAACAAGACGATAAGGCGCGCATCGGTCTTCACGCTGCTCCTCGTGTTCGCTCTGCTGGTCAGGGCCACCTGGGTGCAGTTCTACGAGGGCCGGGCGCTCGCGGACGGCAAGGACAACCGGCGCAACGCGATCGAGACGTACGCGGAGCCGCTGGGGAACATCATCGTGGCCGGCCGGTCGATCACCGGCTCGGCGCCGACGGAGGGGAGCGACCTCGCGTACAAACGCACGTACGAGAACGGAAGGCTCTACGCGGCGGTGACGGGCTACGCCTCGCAGGCGTACGCGCCGACCCAGCTGGAGGGCATCTACCAGGACGTGCTCAACGGCACCGACCCGCGGCTGAAGACCGTGATGGACACGGTCACGGACCGGCGCGCCGAGCCGGGCAACGTGGTCACGACGATCGACCCGGACGTGCAGAAGGCCGGGTTCGAGGCGCTGGGCGAGACGAAGGGCGCCGCCGTGGCGATCGACCCGAGAACGGGCAGGATCCTCTCGGTCGTGTCGACCCCGTCGTACGACCCGGCGTCGCTCACCGACGCCAACACCGCCGGACAGGCCTGGGAGAAGCTCACCGGCGACCCGGACAAGCCGCTGACCAACCGCGCACTGCGCCAGCCGCTGCCGCCCGGGTCGACGTTCAAGCTGGTCGTGGCGGCCGCCGCGCTGGAGAACGGGCTGTACGGGTCGGTGGACGTCAGGACCGACAGCCCGGACCCGTACCGGCTGCCCGGCACCACGACCGACCTGACGAACGAGAACCCGGACGCTCCCTGCGAGAACGCCACCATCCGCACCGCGCTGCAGTACTCGTGCAACAACGTCTTCGCCAAGATGGCCGTCGACCTCGGCCAGGACGAGGTGCGGGAGACGGCCGAGAAGTTCGGCTTCAACGACGAGTCGCAGGACGTGCCGGTGCGGGCCCAAACCAGCGTGTACCCGAAGGACATGGACGGGTCGTCGACGGCCCTGACGGGCATCGGGCAGTTCGACGTGACGGCGACCCCGCTCCAGATGGCGATGGTCTCGGCGGCCCTCGCCAACGGCGGCGAACTGGTCTTCCCGCACATGGTCTCGCAGGTCACCGACAGCGGCGGTGACGTCCTGGAGGACCACACCGACGCGGAGGCGAAGCGGATCGTGAGCGCCTCCACCGCGGAGCAGCTCCAGTCGGCCATGCGCACCGTCGTCGAGGAGGGCACGGGGTCGAACGCGCGGATCTCCGGCGCCACCGTGGGCGGCAAGACGGGCACCGCCCAGCACGGCGAGAAGAACAGCAAGACGCCGTACGCCTGGTTCACCTCGTACGCCAAGTCCGACTCCTCGGACGAGGAGGTCGCCGTGGCGGTCGTCGTCGAGCAGTCCGACGCGGCCCGCTCCGAGGTCAGCGGCAACGGCCTGGCGGCCCCGGTGGCCAAGGCGATGATGGAGGCGGCGCTCAAGGGCTAGCACCGGCCGGCACCGCCCGGCGGGTTCGGTCCGCCATACGGCGTTCGACGCACCGACCGTACGGTGCGTCGGGCGCTGCTACAGTTCCGGACTCCGGCCCGGCGCACGGCTGTTCGACGCCGGGGAAGCCGCTGCGAGGAGAGTCCGCCCGTGGGCACAGTCGTCGACGACGCCGCCTCCGTGGAGTTCCACGCCTTCTTCGAGCGCCACTACGCCGAGCTCTCCCGGCTCGCCCACCTGCTGACGGGCGAGCCGGACGCCGCCGACGACCTCGCGGCGGACGCCCTGCTGGCCCTGTGGCACCGCTGGGACCGGGTCCGCGCGGCCGACCACCCGGTGGCGTACGCGCGCGGCGTCGTCGCCAACCTCGCCCGTACGCGCATCCGCACCGCCGTGCGCGAGCGCAGACGCGTCGCCCTCTTCTGGTCGCAGCGCGAGGAGCGGACCGAGAACCCGGACGTCGCGGGCGTGGTGGACGTGCAGGAGGCGCTGCGCCGGCTGCCGTTCCGCAAGCGGGCGTGCGTGGTGCTGCGGCACGCCTTCGACCTCTCCGAGAAGGACACGGCACTCGCCCTGGGCGTCTCGGTGGGTACGGTGAAGAGCCAGACGTCGAAGGGCGTGGCCGAGTTGCAGCGGTTGCTCGGCATGCAGGCGGCGCCGGGGCAGGTGCACGCGGCGTTCGCACGCAGCGGTGGGGCCGTGGGGAGGGACCGATGACCGGGCGGCGGGACGTGGACGAGGAGGTGCGCTCCCTGCTGCGCGAGGCCGCCGGGGCGCACCGCCCCGACCGGGCGCGCGTCCTGGCCCGGGTCGAGCGCGGCATGGCGGGCCGGGAGCGTTCCGGCCCCCACCGGGCGACGCGTCCGCCGCTGCCGGGCTGGGCGCGGGTGGCCGGCGCGACGGCCGCGGTGGCCGGGGTCCTGGCGGTCGGCGGGTACGCGGTCGCGTCGGCGGTGAAGGACGACGCTCCCCCGCAGCGTTCGGTCGCCACCTCGCCGACGCCGGCGCCCACCCCGTCACCCGGCGGCACCGCGAGCGACGCGCCCCTCCCGCCGACCGGTCCGACGCCGAGCGGTCCGCCGGAGTCGACGGCCCCGGACACCCCCGCGTCCTCGCGGCCACCGACCGCCACGGCGACGGCGACGGCCCCGCCGCCCTCGTCCGCCGCCGAGGACGGCCCGCTGTGGTCGGACGGCTCGGTGAACCCGCACAGCAACGACTTCTGGGCCCAGAGCGACATCACCCTGCGGACCGACGTGCCCCTCACCGCGCTCACCGTCGAGCTGCGGGTCGCGCAGACCGGCGGGGTCGCCTCCACCGGCGCCTGGCGGTCGCTGCCGGAGGAGAACTTCACGTTCACGGTCGCCGAGCGGGACGGTTTCCTCGTCCACCGGTGGACGCTGAAGCGGGGCCGTACGGTCCCGGCGGGCGAGTGGATCTTCGCCGGGCAGTACCACCACGAGCGGGGCGGCCGGGACGCGCGCGGCGACCGCTACACCGCGACGGCCACCGCCGGCTCCGGGAGGCTCTCGGTGGACGGCGGCTTCGCGACCGGCGACGGCGGTTCCTGACAGCGGCCGGTGCCGGCGGTCGGCGGTCGTCGGTCGGCAGTCGTCGGTGGTCGGCGACTCGTGAAGAAATCTCTCACGACACGGCAACCTTCTCCCTCCCCAGTGGCGACAGGGAAGCGCGACGACCTCTCCACGCGCGGACCGACCGTCCGCGCGCCCTGGTCCGCCGGCCCGCCCCCCGGGCCGGTGCGTGCCGTCCGAGCCCTGCTCGGCCGGCCGCCGAACGCCTCCGCCGGTGACGACCGGCGGAGGCGTTCCTCTGTCCCGGGTGGGCCGGTCCCCTGCGGCCGGCCAGGCCGCAGCGGCCGCTCAGGCCGGCGCGGCGGTGGCCGACTCCAGCCAGCGGAAGGCCTCGTCCTGCATCCGCCGGGGGAAGGCGTGCCCGACGTCCCGCCAGATCTCGGTGCGCAGCCGGTCGGCGGCGCCACGGGAGTGCCACACGGCACGCAGCCTCGCGTGGGCGTGCCGGACGCCCTCCGCGGTGAACAGCGGGTCCCGGCCACCGCTGAGGAACAGCATCGGCCTGGGCGCGGCGATGCTCGCCACGTCGGGGAGGTCGAGGTGCCGGGCGAGCCCGGGGTGCAGCATGTGGAAGGCCGACTGCCCGCGCAGGGTGTTGTTGCCCGGCACCAGCATCCCCTTCAGGCCGGTCATCCAGCACACGCTCACCGCGGCGGCGACGTCGTCGCTGAGGGCGGCCGTCTGCCAGGCCCGGTAGCCGCCCATGGAGAAGCCGACGGCCGCGATCCGCCGGGGGTCCACGCGGGCGAGCCCCGCCAGGAAGCCGGCGGCGCGCACGTCCTCGCGGGCGTGGAGCCCGGCGAGGGAGCTGCCGAGCTGGAAGAGGTTGGCGGCCAGCGCCTGTTGCCGCGGGTAGGTGAGCGGTTCGCGGTCGCCCCAGCCGAGGGCGTCCGCGCAGAACACCACATGGCCCCGCCGGGCGAGCTCGTCGCCGAGGAAGCGCCCCTCGAAGTGCCGGTCGGCCCAGTCCCGGGCGGCGGCGAGCCGGGAGTCGTCGTACCAGGGCAGGACGAGTTTCTCCTTGCCGATGTCGAACCGGGAGCCGTGGTCGTGCAGCAGCAGCACGGCGGGGAAGGGGCCGGCGCCGTGCGGGGTGAGCAGGGCGCCGCGGACCCTTCCGTAGCGGGTGAGGGAGAGGGTGACCAGCTCCCGCGTGTACCCGTCGCCGTCCGAGCGGGCGGCGGACTCCGGGGCGTAGGGCGTGTCGTCCTGCCGGTCGACGAGGAGGTGCTCCTCGACCGTGGCGCGGGCCGCCCGCCGCCAGGCCGCGAAGTCCCGGACCGGTGAGGTGCCCCAGGCGAGCGGGAAGGTCAGCTCGTCCCTGAGCGCCGGGTGGAAGCCGGGCAGGACGCCGGGAAGGTCGTCGGGAAGGTCGTCGGACGGGTCAGCGGTGCCGGGCATACGGCCGCCAGTCGCCCAGGTACGCCTCCCGGGTGTGCGACGCGGCCTCCGCCCGGGTGAGCTGGGGCCGGTTCTCCGGGACGGTCACCGCGGCGCCGGGTCCGGTGTTGCGGTACTCGCGGAACCGCTGCTCCTGCCAGGGGTACGTGTCCCGCATGTCGGCGTAGGGCGCGACCGCGTCGATGCCAGCGCCGAGGCGGGTCTCGCGCACGGTGAGCATCGGCCGGGCGGTGACGTCGGAGCTGGGCACCCAGGGGCGGGCCAGTTTGTAGTGGCCGTCGGGTGCCTCGCTGCTGACGCGGCCGTTCGTCACCAGGTAGCCGCGCGGGTTGGCGCCCGCCGTGGACGGCGCGAAGACGAAGCCGTGCGGGGCGGCGGACAGGTCGGTGCGGAGCAGGGTGCGGAAGTGGCAGCCCTCGAACACGGCCGTCGCCCGGCCGAAGACGAAGTCCACGTCCCCCTCGACGTGGCAGTGGGCGTAGTACTGCCGGGCGAAGTGGCCGAGGTCGCGGGAGTCGGCGTAGAGGGTGTCCTGGTGGCCGAGGAAGCGGCAGTGGTGGAAGGCGGTCCGGTCGCCCATGGCCTTGAGGGCGACGGCCTGGGTGCCGGTCCAGCCGGGGTGGCCGGCGCGCAGCCAGTCGTTGGCGAAGGTGATCCAGCGGGCGGTGAAGCCGTCGGCCCGCACGGTGGTGGTGGCCGAGCCGCTGGTGCCGTAGGTGCCGGAGCCGTCCGGCTTGGGGGTGCCGGCCGCGTTGTCGAAGACGATGACGACGTCCCGCGGGTCCTGTGAGGCGCCGATCCAGGTCGCCCCGGTGCGGTCGGTGTCCACGGAGACCGTCTCGCGGTAGGTGCCGGGGGCCAGGACCAGCGTCCAGCCGTCGCCCGGGGCCGCGTTCACGGCGGCCTGTACGGAGGTGAAGTCGCCGCGGCCGTGGGGGTCGACGTACAGGGTCCGCGGGGTGCGGCGGGCGGCCGGGGAGCCGTACCGGCCGAAGGGACGCGGGCGGGGGCGGGTGCCGGCGACGGCGGGGGCGGCCGTGAGGGCGAGGGCGGCGCCCGCGCCGGCGGTCGTCAGGAGGAAGCCTCTGCGGGAGGGGGCGGGGCGGTGCATGCGGGTGCTCCTTCAAGGTGCGGGGCCGGGAGGGGCGGTACGGGCCACCAGGGGGTGCGGGAGTGCCTGGGCAGGGAGGCCGCTGGGCGGCCGGGGCGGTGCGAGCCGGGAGAGCCGACTGGCCGGCCGGGCGGTGCGGGCCGGGAGGGCCGGGGCGGTGCGGGCGCCCCGGCCCGGTTCGGGGGCGGCGTCAGCGGAGGCGGCCGGCGCCCGCTCCGTGGTCGACGACGAAGGGGACCGCCCAGGCCGGGAGGACCTTGGTGCGCAGGGTGGGCGTCCAGCCCGCGCCGGACCGGAGGGTCTCGGCCGGGATCTCCGCGTTGTGCACGGCGATCAGGTCGACGCTTCTGCCGTTGACGCGGTTGTGCGCCGCGGTGACCGGCGCCTCGCTCCACTTCTTCAGCACCTTCGCCGGGCTGACGCCGTCCGGCAGGGTGAAGGCGTTGTGTTCGGCCACGAGCTGGGACTCCTTGCCGACACCGAAGCTGTAGGCGTAGTCCTCGTCGGCCACGAAGTGGTTGTTGTAGACGTCGACCTGGCCGAAGCGGACCCGCGGCGCGCGCTCCACCAGGCCCTTGAACAGGTTGTGGTGGAACGTCGTCTTCAGGTGCCCGCGGTCACCGACGGCGGTGGACTCGCTGTCGCTGTTGCCGATCAGGATCGTCTTGTCGTGCTCGGTGAAGACGTTCCACGAGGCGGTGACGTGGTCGGCGCCGCGCACGATGTCCAGCTGGCCGTCGTGCTGCTGGTACAGCATCCCGAAGTGGGTGGGCGCCGCGCTGTCGGGGTGCTCGCCGTCGGTGAACGTGTTGTGGTCCAGCCAGACGTGGGTGGAGCCGTACACGACGGCGCTGTCGTACTCGGAGTTCCAGTTGCCCTTGTCGCCGTCGGTGGGGTCCCACTGCGGGAAGCAGTCGACGGGGCTCTCGAAGGTCAGGTTGCGGACGATGACGTTGTCCACGCCCTTGATCTGGAGGCTGGCGCCCTTGATGCCGGCGTCGCGCCCGACGCCGATGATCGTGGTGTTGGCCGGGACGTTCGCCTTGATCGCCTGGTTCTGCCGGGCGGCGGAGGCACGGCGCAGGCCCTCCGGGCTGTCGTCGGGCTCGGCGCTCAGGTCGGTGTCCAGGCCCCAGCGCTCCGGGGCGTACTGCTCCAGGTAGGCGTCGAAGTCGTAGCCGGGCGCGGCGAAGGCGTCGCAGCCCTCGGAGACCGCGTCGACCGTGCCCTTCACCTTGATGATCCTCGGCGCGGTGCCCTCGACGGCGAGGGCAGCCTTGAAGGCGGCCCAGGTGGTGACGGTGTAGACGTGCTCCGGGGCGGCGTCGGCTCCGCCGGTGGTACCGGTGCCGTGGGAGGCCCAGCCGTCGTTGGCCGGCAGGGTCTGGCGGGCGGTGTCGCGGGGGTGGTGGTGGCCGGGACGCGCCTGCGCGGTGGCGGCGGTCAGGGTCAGCACCAGAGCGGTGCAGCCGGCCAGCGCGACGGCTCTTCGTGTGGCATGCCCATGCCATCCAGATGTGCTCATGGTGCGGCTCTCCTTCTGTGCGGGCTGTGCGGGCTGTTCGGGCTGTGCGGGTCGAGTGAGGGGCGGCGTTCGGGGGAGGTGCGTCAGGCGGTGGCCGGTGCCGGCCAGTCGATCCAGGACCCGGGGATCTCCTGGTCCAGCCGGCGCACGTCCCGGTGCGCCAGCACCCGCGTGCGCAGCAGCTCCCGTACGACGAGCCGGGCGACCGCGATGGCGC
This region of Streptomyces ambofaciens ATCC 23877 genomic DNA includes:
- a CDS encoding SigE family RNA polymerase sigma factor, whose amino-acid sequence is MGTVVDDAASVEFHAFFERHYAELSRLAHLLTGEPDAADDLAADALLALWHRWDRVRAADHPVAYARGVVANLARTRIRTAVRERRRVALFWSQREERTENPDVAGVVDVQEALRRLPFRKRACVVLRHAFDLSEKDTALALGVSVGTVKSQTSKGVAELQRLLGMQAAPGQVHAAFARSGGAVGRDR
- a CDS encoding pectinesterase family protein, whose protein sequence is MHRPAPSRRGFLLTTAGAGAALALTAAPAVAGTRPRPRPFGRYGSPAARRTPRTLYVDPHGRGDFTSVQAAVNAAPGDGWTLVLAPGTYRETVSVDTDRTGATWIGASQDPRDVVIVFDNAAGTPKPDGSGTYGTSGSATTTVRADGFTARWITFANDWLRAGHPGWTGTQAVALKAMGDRTAFHHCRFLGHQDTLYADSRDLGHFARQYYAHCHVEGDVDFVFGRATAVFEGCHFRTLLRTDLSAAPHGFVFAPSTAGANPRGYLVTNGRVSSEAPDGHYKLARPWVPSSDVTARPMLTVRETRLGAGIDAVAPYADMRDTYPWQEQRFREYRNTGPGAAVTVPENRPQLTRAEAASHTREAYLGDWRPYARHR
- a CDS encoding dienelactone hydrolase family protein, whose product is MPGTADPSDDLPDDLPGVLPGFHPALRDELTFPLAWGTSPVRDFAAWRRAARATVEEHLLVDRQDDTPYAPESAARSDGDGYTRELVTLSLTRYGRVRGALLTPHGAGPFPAVLLLHDHGSRFDIGKEKLVLPWYDDSRLAAARDWADRHFEGRFLGDELARRGHVVFCADALGWGDREPLTYPRQQALAANLFQLGSSLAGLHAREDVRAAGFLAGLARVDPRRIAAVGFSMGGYRAWQTAALSDDVAAAVSVCWMTGLKGMLVPGNNTLRGQSAFHMLHPGLARHLDLPDVASIAAPRPMLFLSGGRDPLFTAEGVRHAHARLRAVWHSRGAADRLRTEIWRDVGHAFPRRMQDEAFRWLESATAAPA
- a CDS encoding IclR family transcriptional regulator, producing the protein MSAGETGGGAQVKSAVRTVELLEYFAGRPGMHSLASVQEAVGYPKSSLYMLLRTLVELGWVETDATGTRYGIGVRALLVGTSYIDGDEVVAAARPTLDRLSDDTTETIHLARLDGTNVVYLATRQSQHYLRPFTRVGRRLPAHSTSLGKALLSTYGDEQVRKMLPETLPALTEHTITDREKLIEELHQVREQGFAVDREENTLGLRCFGVAVPYRTPARDAISCSVPVARLTPAHEQMVKDALFDARDRLTLATRRL
- a CDS encoding peptidoglycan D,D-transpeptidase FtsI family protein; its protein translation is MNKTIRRASVFTLLLVFALLVRATWVQFYEGRALADGKDNRRNAIETYAEPLGNIIVAGRSITGSAPTEGSDLAYKRTYENGRLYAAVTGYASQAYAPTQLEGIYQDVLNGTDPRLKTVMDTVTDRRAEPGNVVTTIDPDVQKAGFEALGETKGAAVAIDPRTGRILSVVSTPSYDPASLTDANTAGQAWEKLTGDPDKPLTNRALRQPLPPGSTFKLVVAAAALENGLYGSVDVRTDSPDPYRLPGTTTDLTNENPDAPCENATIRTALQYSCNNVFAKMAVDLGQDEVRETAEKFGFNDESQDVPVRAQTSVYPKDMDGSSTALTGIGQFDVTATPLQMAMVSAALANGGELVFPHMVSQVTDSGGDVLEDHTDAEAKRIVSASTAEQLQSAMRTVVEEGTGSNARISGATVGGKTGTAQHGEKNSKTPYAWFTSYAKSDSSDEEVAVAVVVEQSDAARSEVSGNGLAAPVAKAMMEAALKG
- a CDS encoding pectate lyase family protein — its product is MSTSGWHGHATRRAVALAGCTALVLTLTAATAQARPGHHHPRDTARQTLPANDGWASHGTGTTGGADAAPEHVYTVTTWAAFKAALAVEGTAPRIIKVKGTVDAVSEGCDAFAAPGYDFDAYLEQYAPERWGLDTDLSAEPDDSPEGLRRASAARQNQAIKANVPANTTIIGVGRDAGIKGASLQIKGVDNVIVRNLTFESPVDCFPQWDPTDGDKGNWNSEYDSAVVYGSTHVWLDHNTFTDGEHPDSAAPTHFGMLYQQHDGQLDIVRGADHVTASWNVFTEHDKTILIGNSDSESTAVGDRGHLKTTFHHNLFKGLVERAPRVRFGQVDVYNNHFVADEDYAYSFGVGKESQLVAEHNAFTLPDGVSPAKVLKKWSEAPVTAAHNRVNGRSVDLIAVHNAEIPAETLRSGAGWTPTLRTKVLPAWAVPFVVDHGAGAGRLR
- a CDS encoding GNAT family N-acetyltransferase, producing MHIALRAVHDSDLPVFFRQMNDPEALRMAAFTPADPADRDAFDEHWQKIRTSSDIVRTILGDGDVVGSAAVYGEPGEREVTYWIDRAYWGRGVATAALRALLAEVRDRPLYARAAADNTGSRRVLEKCGFVTSARARGFAPARGEVIDEVVLHLAE